From a region of the Syngnathoides biaculeatus isolate LvHL_M chromosome 2, ASM1980259v1, whole genome shotgun sequence genome:
- the LOC133504799 gene encoding transcription elongation factor A N-terminal and central domain-containing protein-like isoform X2, protein MEATEQEGSSSSSSSSSSSVAEVDHAEDPPASVRSKCVGLLSSALRLGALDTTKATELAARVEGHVRRIHASDLVKYKACVRSKVANLRNPKNGHLRRGLASGSLTPEAFAHMTAEEMACAELRELREEYSSRSVTERQLPRGPEGTATRQLRCRRCGGQDCTVTQIQLLFDKWS, encoded by the exons ATGGAAGCAACAGAGCAAGAGGGCTCCTCATCGTCCTCgtcatcctcctcttcttccgtGGCTGAGGTCGATCACGCCGAAGACCCCCCAGCCTCCGTCAGGTCCAAATGCGTTGGACTCCTGTCCTCCGCCCTCCGCCTTGGGGCGCTCGACACCACCAAAGCCACGGAGCTGGCCGCGCGGGTCGAGGGCCACGTCCGCCGCATCCACGCATCCGATCTGGTTAAATACAAAGCCTGCGTGAGGAGCAAAGTGGCCAACTTGAGGAATCCAAAAAACGGCCACCTGCGTCGGGGCCTGGCGAGCGGCTCCCTGACTCCCGAGGCCTTCGCCCACATGACGGCGGAGGAAATGGCCTGCGCCGAGCTCCGGGAACTGAGGGAGGAGTACTCGTCTCGCAGTGTGACCGAGCGGCAGCTTCCTCGTGGCCCAGAGGGGACGGCGACCCGCCAGCTCCGCTGCCGGCGATGCGGCGGCCAAGACTGCACGGTGACGCAG atccaGCTTCTCTTCGACAAGTGGTCCTAA
- the LOC133504799 gene encoding transcription elongation factor A N-terminal and central domain-containing protein-like isoform X1 — MEATEQEGSSSSSSSSSSSVAEVDHAEDPPASVRSKCVGLLSSALRLGALDTTKATELAARVEGHVRRIHASDLVKYKACVRSKVANLRNPKNGHLRRGLASGSLTPEAFAHMTAEEMACAELRELREEYSSRSVTERQLPRGPEGTATRQLRCRRCGGQDCTVTQVNRGVLFLPAWTRQGGPDDPAVTFVTCSRCGQQWYHSGWVCL; from the coding sequence ATGGAAGCAACAGAGCAAGAGGGCTCCTCATCGTCCTCgtcatcctcctcttcttccgtGGCTGAGGTCGATCACGCCGAAGACCCCCCAGCCTCCGTCAGGTCCAAATGCGTTGGACTCCTGTCCTCCGCCCTCCGCCTTGGGGCGCTCGACACCACCAAAGCCACGGAGCTGGCCGCGCGGGTCGAGGGCCACGTCCGCCGCATCCACGCATCCGATCTGGTTAAATACAAAGCCTGCGTGAGGAGCAAAGTGGCCAACTTGAGGAATCCAAAAAACGGCCACCTGCGTCGGGGCCTGGCGAGCGGCTCCCTGACTCCCGAGGCCTTCGCCCACATGACGGCGGAGGAAATGGCCTGCGCCGAGCTCCGGGAACTGAGGGAGGAGTACTCGTCTCGCAGTGTGACCGAGCGGCAGCTTCCTCGTGGCCCAGAGGGGACGGCGACCCGCCAGCTCCGCTGCCGGCGATGCGGCGGCCAAGACTGCACGGTGACGCAGGTGAACAGAGGGGTGCTCTTCCTGCCGGCGTGGACGCGGCAGGGAGGCCCCGATGACCCGGCCGTGACCTTTGTGACGTGCAGCCGCTGTGGCCAGCAGTGGTACCACAGTGGCTGGGTCTgcctctga
- the LOC133493862 gene encoding ras-related protein Rab-9A-like produces MTSKSALLKVILLGDGGVGKSSLMNRYVRDRFDCKLFHTIGVEFLNKELEVDGQSVTLQIWDTAGQERFRSLRTPFYRGSDGCLLTFSVDDAHSFRNLANWKKEFVYYADLKEPHAFPFVVLGNKVDVDERQVSAEEARRWCSDNGGLAYFETSAKEATNVASAFEEAVHQILALDELDEDLVRADTVDLSSKRGSDPGCC; encoded by the coding sequence atgacttccaagtCAGCTTTGCTCAAGGTCATTCTCTTGGGCGATGGCGGGGTGGGCAAGTCGTCCCTCATGAACCGCTACGTCCGCGATAGGTTCGACTGCAAGCTCTTCCACACCATCGGTGTGGAGTTCCTTAACAAGGAGCTGGAGGTGGACGGCCAAAGCGTCACGCTGCAGATCTGGGACACGGCGGGCCAGGAGCGCTTCCGGAGCCTGCGCACGCCCTTCTACCGTGGCTCCGACGGCTGCTTGCTCACGTTCAGTGTGGACGACGCCCACAGCTTCCGCAACCTGGCCAATTGGAAGAAAGAGTTTGTCTACTACGCCGACCTCAAAGAGCCCCACGCTTTCCCCTTTGTGGTGCTGGGAAACAAAGTGGACGTGGACGAGCGGCAGGTGTCGGCTGAGGAGGCGCGGCGGTGGTGCAGCGACAACGGCGGACTCGCTTACTTCGAGACCAGCGCCAAGGAGGCCACCAACGTGGCGTCAGCCTTCGAGGAGGCAGTTCATCAGATCCTCGCGCTGGACGAGCTCGACGAGGACCTCGTCCGCGCCGACACGGTGGACCTCAGCAGTAAGCGCGGCTCGGATCCCGGCTGCTGCTGA
- the LOC133493865 gene encoding neuronal membrane glycoprotein M6-b-like, which yields MDGTKPAMDSNADETQEEGQESKGCFECCIKCLGGVPYASLVATILCFSGVALFCGCGHVALTGTLTMLENHFSRIPSDHATLTLVVQIFQYIIYGVASFFFVFAVVLLAEGFYTTGAIKKELQSDFKTTVCGRCITAFFMFLTYILALAFFAIFGFTAIPVFLFFNMWNTCAAMRSPDSNITSPDSICVDVRQYGIIPWNATPGKACGATLGDICNTNEFYLSYHLYIVALAGAGATVIALIHYLMILSANWAYLKSVVSTHDYHDIKTKDDQDLEAEARSKEGQNSSSYS from the exons ATGGATGGAACAAAGCCCGCCATGGACTCCAACGCGGACGAGACTCAAGAGGAAGGACAGGAGAGTAAAG GATGCTTCGAGTGCTGCATCAAGTGTCTGGGCGGGGTGCCATATGCCTCCCTGGTGGCCACCATCCTCTGCTTCTCCGGTGTGGCCCTGTTTTGCGGTTGTGGCCACGTAGCACTGACTGGCACCCTCACTATGCTGGAGAACCACTTCTCCAGGATCCCCAGTGACCACGCCACCCTCACCCTGGT CGTTCAGATCTTTCAGTACATCATCTACGGCGTGGCAtccttcttcttcgtctttgcCGTGGTCCTGCTGGCTGAGGGCTTCTACACCACCGGCGCCATCAAAAAGGAGCTGCAGAGTGACTTCAAGACCACCGTGTGTGGACGCTGCATCACCGCCTTC TTCATGTTCCTGACCTACATCCTCGCCCTCGCCTTCTTCGCCATCTTCGGTTTCACGGCCATCCCAGTGTTCCTCTTTTTCAACATGTGGAACACCTGCGCTGCCATGAGGTCCCCAGACTCCAACATCACCTCACCCGACTCCATCTGCGTGGATGTCAGGCAGTACG GTATCATTCCCTGGAACGCGACGCCGGGTAAAGCTTGCGGTGCCACTCTGGGAGACATTTGCAACACCAATGAA TTCTACCTGTCTTACCACCTCTACATCGTGGCGTTAGCCGGCGCTGGAGCGACCGTCATAGCACTG ATTCACTATCTGATGATCTTGTCAGCCAACTGGGCCTACCTGAAGAGCGTCGTCTCCACGCACGATTACCACGACATCAAGACGAAGGATGACCAGGACCTGGAGGCAGAGGCGCGCTCCAAGGAAGGCCAGAACTCATCCTCCTACTCATAA